The sequence below is a genomic window from Haematobia irritans isolate KBUSLIRL chromosome 3, ASM5000362v1, whole genome shotgun sequence.
ttctatagaatattttgtcaaaattgaaaattttgtgaaaattttatttctatagaaaattttgttaaaatgttatttctgtagaaaattatgtcaaaattttatgtctactttatcgaactgaattatatacgtattggatcgatcttttttgatttaatatataccacgtatggacttacatacaatttagaagatggtgttaggaggttttaagataccttgccatcggcaagcgttaccgcaacttaagtaattcgattgtggatggcagtgtttagaagaagtttctacgcaatccatgatggagggtacataagcttcggcctggccgaacttacggccgtatatacttgttttttcctaaaattttacgattttttttttttttaacacttgaaaaaaattaattataactaTAATACATTTTCTAGCACTTGTCGAAGAATATACATTTTACCTACGCTGCTTTATGTTTCTGAGATTTTTGCAGGCTGTGACGCAAACTCCAAACCACTTTCAACAATGGCATTGTTGAAGTTGGTTTGGACTTATATATTTTGGACTTAGAAAGTTTGATCGTGTTTCATCGTTCTCACTTCAAGTGCTAAAAATGCCTTGGGAAATGTACTTAGAATACAAATCTCTGctatttttacacaaaataatTTACACACCGAATCACTCctacctacacgctcacaaaaaatcgcttctgtaacatatactcccaaacatattttgcttcaagcatatacatttttggatattgcccaaacatttatatgtttgatctcttccaatatataatatgtttgaaagcatattggtctaaacaatatatatttgggtagtctaagttccaaacattttgtatttttgcatccaaattcaataatgttgtctttcaaaaaacaatatgttattatatgaacatataatatgtttggaagcattttgcacccaaaattattatatgcttaaaaaaaattctcaaaattttatttatttatttatatatttacaatcataatgaattatgaaaataaacaggtaatataggtgctaacaacataggttttcgacctgaatgctcaaaattttgtttctgtccaattgtatattcccccacatctttctcacttccacgagattttttagttcttagcacctttttctgtagtacaaacattgtagaaaaaattattcaattgtatgatttttttattttaattttaccttttgccggacggggattcgaacagcggaccacacaatttgtaaggatcaaagaagcagctgatcaattgcccaaggaaaaataaaatgttaattttgtaataacaagcaacaaccaccaacttaattcaatatcgctccctgttaaatagcgctccaagctactaaacacatatatgtttataggctatttctaaattaatatatgtttgcatccaagcatattatatttaaaaacattttatgtctcaaacataatatgttctaacatattaacatatatgtcccaaacatgttctgctattttatgaacattatatgcttgcactcaaaaatattgtgtttaaaaatttatgttccaaacatataatgtgttTATGTCTACGATTGGAATCCCTAAACTCAATAAATTTATCTTTAAGTCTGTAATAATAATTAAGTTCATATGCAGGTGGCGTTGCCCTGTAATCGTTAAGATTTAGAAATGtcaaaacacaatgttagttttTTAAGGTCAAATATGAATAAAAGCCCACTTCTTATTCACCAGCCAAAGAAACAACATCGGTAATCCACTTTATTTCAATCTGGGATATtctcaaaaaagttaaatttcttCTTCCTACATTTGTGGTTTCTTTTCCGAGGAAAACATCGTCGAGAAGAGTGATAGTCAAATCACTTTTGGTGTCTTGCAGCCTACTAGTACCTTATCTAGTCCAGTTCTCTTCAATCcttgtacaaacattttatggtcCTATCGAACCGGATACCTACAAGAACTGGGCATCGGGTTACATAACACTAATTCCCAAAGACGACATCACTACTTCATTTCATCACTCAGGAGCATCCACATTGTGTCCATCATTCTCAGGTTCGCATTTAACTCTATTTGGTCTCCAATGGTATGTACGTGGCAATTAAGGCAGTAGTATTGATTTGACAGACAATTGAAAAGGTACGCGTTCGGATGAGTATAATTTTTTACCGGTCTGgtttttgttaaagactttaatTGGCGTAAAATTAAAGTGCTTATCAGATGAATAATAATCAATTGCTTTCTTGTGAAAATAATAGTTACCAAGCCAAAACGTCGTGGCAATCTTAGGAgctataattcattttaagaaagacaatcctttctttcacaTTTGTACACAaatggtgaaaaaaaaaaattattgaaaaataatcactgtgaaaacaaaaattttccaagagtGTGCTATGAAAACTTGTAAACACATTAAATATTccctaaaaacaaatattttggcgTAACCGTGATTAAAATGTAATGATAGCGCCTTTCTCAAAACTTCTGAAATATTcaaatttcgtaaattttcatgttttttgACAAACAACTTCGTATATAAGTATCATTACACTTATGTCTAGCACATCGTTTTcatccaaaaacaaaatatatatataaatatttaccaTCCATTCCAATATTCGTTACGTAATTTCTGATGTTGCTATATGACATTCCGACTTACATGTATGATTGTTGTACTCCAACATAAGAAAAGGCGCGAAAATATGAAGTTatgttttttgggaaaattatgtgaatataattaaaataaatataacctATCATTCTCTAGATGTCTTCGAAATCATAATCCATAAAGAAAAGtgtgacaaaagaaattttggaaataacaaaattgttcaataaacataacctaaaaaattagaaaaaaaagaagacacaaaagaaaatatattcagCCATATGTAAATTGGCATATGTAAAATTAACCTGTGAAAGAGGAACAGATGAAACGTTACAACTCTCCACAACAGATTAATCCGTTACTTTCAGCAAAACCAGTATTTTAATTGGTACGTACTTCTCCAATATTatcttttttttatgttttgtgctATTTTGCACTTACTTTCCAATTATTACTCAAACTCTGACTCTCTTCACTCCATTATGGCTACCATTTAATTGTTTAAAGACAAGTGTAGAGATAAAAGAGAGATTGAGTGACGTTGTCTTATCACTCTTTCTTATGTCCATTTTGATCGTTTCGTTTCTATATTCCTATCGATAACTCAAATATCGATAAACAAACATATATGCACAAAGGAGAAACATTACTGCGACATCACCTAGAATATATTATTTAtgagaaaaattatatattgtgtatatatgtatatgactTTCTATATGTATCTATGAAAAGTATATATGTTTGATACTACAGAATCAATTGCTttcttgtgaaaaaaaaaaaaacctattctGCCACAAATTCGAGTAATGTATTAGGGTGACCAGAGTGAAcaaatatttctgaaaatagcTGAATAGTTTGGGGTGAAATCAATATTTATAGACATATACATGCATCGtgaattataatattaaattccgAATTGTTCTGTCGTAAGCATAGACCAATGCGTTtatatacgaaaaaaaaaagaaaagaaaaccgaTGAATCCAAAGCTTACATATTCTATGAAATTGTTGTATATTTTCTAGATTTATCTTCATGTGCCATTGATTTATTCTTTATAAAAATCCAGGTTCCGTAATTTGGAAAAGGATATATGTTTATTACTTGAAATAtttaatgtatttataaaattgttcttGTCACAACTCAGagttaattaatttcttaaattaCTTTGGGTGCTTGAAacgaatattttctcaatatttaagATAAAGGAAAATCCgtcttgaaaattggtttagaaTAGTAGAAATTGCTACTAATTTATGTTAACTCTctggaaaaaaaagaaaaaaataaagaagttTTCTATCTCGTTTTGTCCTTGGAGATTTTTTGAAATATCTATTTAATTTTAAGTATAATCTTCGATTGCCCACTTTCTTCCAACTCTTGTGGATATTATTATTCTATATCGTATTTTTCTGACCATATCTTTTTGCTGCCGATTGTTGTCGAATACCATTCATTATGAGTGCGTTGGATAGATTTATTCGCGCCAACGATAAGTTGGTTAAATTTGAACAGGAATTTACCGATTCTGTCATTTCCGAGTCGACTATTTTTTCGCTTGAGATTCACCGAGAAGAACTCAAGTCAATGTGGTcaactataaaaaatctttacgATAATTGTATAGACTATTTTGACAAGGAAGGGAAAATTCGAGATAATGCTAAAAAGGGCGACGGCAAATCCTTGGTATGCGATGAAGAGAACCCCCTTTTGGACAGcgtaaatgcaaaatttcactcctcATACGATACATATGTTCGTATCGTCTCCAGAATTAGTTCAATCATTCACGAAAGATCGGACCCTAGTCCCACTCTCCAAACCACTGTCCAACATTCCAATTTTCATTTACCAGCTTGTGATACGGAATCCTTTCGAGGTGATTACAAGTCTTGGCCTTCATTCAGAGACATGTTCTCTGCAATATACATACAGAATTCCAGTCTCTCAAAGgtccaaaaactttttcatttaAGGAAAAAGACAGAGGGTGAAGCCCATGATATTGTAAAAAAGTGTCCCTTAACTAATAACGGCTTCGACATTGCATGGTCAAATCTTAAGGATCGATTCGAGAACAAACGAATGCTGGTTCATAGCCAGCTTCGGGTGTTATTCAATCTCAATGCGGTTTCTTCTGAATCAAGCGAAGAAATTAAATGTCTTCAACGGGACATTAATTCCTGCATCACGGCGTTAAGGATGTATGATATTGATGTTTCTACGTGGGATGCAATTTTCGTATATATGTGCTCCACAAAGCTCCCTAGCGTTACACTCTCCTTGTGGGAACAATCCATTCAAAATAAAAAGGACTTGTCCAAATGGAGTGATTTAGATTCTTTTTTATCCAGTCGATATCAGACCTTAGAAACCATTAGTGAAATTAATGGCATTTCTGCGAAAGAATATTCGCACTCCAACACTAAAAAGCCCTCCTCATCGAATAAGAAGGTAAATTCAAATCATGCGAAAATCTCTTCATCCTCATCTAATCCAAAATGCACCTTATGTTCAATCGAATCCCACACGATACGAAAATGTCCCAAGTTTATTAACATGAATGCCGAAGATAGGATTTCCTAtattaaaaaacttaatttatgcTTGAATTGTTTTGCTAAGGCTCATGGAGTAAAGGACTGCAAGAGTCCTTacaattgtttttcttgtggTAAAAGACACAATACACTTCTGCATCGTACTCCAAATCAGTCACAAGAAGTGAAGTCCAACATAAATCCATCCAATCAACCTATTCAGATGTCCAATGGTCATCCAGTACAGTCCACAATTTCTCAAGCTTCCTTCAATCAGACTAATATGGAACCAATTTCTTTTCAACCTTCCACTTCAAGCGGAAGTATCCAATCCTGTTTTGCTTCACATTCCCATAATGTTCTGCTGGGTACAGCAATGGTCCAAATTGCACATCtgggtctaaaatattttgttagagCCTTAATTGATTCAGGATCACAAGGTTCTTTCATTTCCGAACGAGTTTTTAACATCCTGAAACTGCCATTCCAGTCCATTGAGGCAGAAATTGCGGGACTTAATGGAGTTACTTCCGCCAAGGCAAGAAaactggcaaaattctctatatgtcCACGATTCGATTCCAACTTAGGGGTTAATATTACAGCTTTGGTTGTCCCACGACTGTCTGGGGATCTTCCCAGCTCCTCAGTTAACCCATCTCTTCTGTTAGACTTCCCGAATATTAAACTTGCGGATCCGAAGTTTTACGAAAGTAGCCGAATCGACTTATTGATCGGCGCCGACTTATTCAATAACATAATGTTAGAAAATGTTCAACgtaatataatgtttatagccaaacatatgagaaacagtctttttcatccgtgtatacagTAGACTACAAATTGCTAGGTCATCTAGAGAAAAGAACCTCATACAAATATCATACCGTCGAATATCatcacaaaatttgtttctcataCGATCAATCCATCTCTGGAATCATATCCCCAATCTTATTCAAACCATTAGCAACGTGCAATGTTTTAAGAATAAACTCTTTCCACATCTAAcacaagaaagaaaatattgttttttttcatgttataaaattgttgcaTCTTTGCAATTGTATTAGttttaaatgttaattttattttatttaaatattaaatgtttgtcaatttgtttgtttgtttttcttttataattaattttaatccaCATATGAATAACACAGAGATTATGCTAACATTGTAATTCCAAGACTGTAATATTTAAGATAATAATCTTGTTATATtggtatacgagggcagttcggaaacttcttagcctagcacaaaaagcgcggtataaacagaaaaaagttaagtgtattggaaacttccatctctgttatgaacacagaaacaggtgttcaaaaaagacgcatccgaaatttttttacaatggaaaaattagaaatgcatgctgtcattaaatatttacataaaaaagatttatcgggacaagaaattcataatgatatggtgaatgtgttaggtgaaagtgctccttcgtatgcaacagtaaaaaattgggttgctgaatttaaacctagtcgtacaagcattgaagatgaaccacgtagtggacgtccaaaaacagcaacaacaacagaaattgtagccaaagtgcatgatatggtattaaatgatcgacgaataaaagtgcgtgaaattgctaatatcatgggcatctcaaatgatcgagtccatttaattttgcatgaagaactacagatgaaaaagctttctgcaagatgggtgccgcatttgttaacagtcgatcaaaaacgcttaagaatgaacatttctcaagctagtttggatcgttttaagcgaaataaaatggattttagccgtcgtttcataactgttgatgaagcatggatccaccactatactccagagacaaaagaaaaacccaacaatgaactgaAGCTTTAGGaaatgccccaaagaaggcaaaaacaattcaatcggctggtaagattATGGCaaaggttttttgggacttcaaaggtattttattgattgactatctgcaaaagggtaaaacaataaattcagagtactattgcaaccttttaattcaat
It includes:
- the LOC142230865 gene encoding uncharacterized protein LOC142230865 codes for the protein MSALDRFIRANDKLVKFEQEFTDSVISESTIFSLEIHREELKSMWSTIKNLYDNCIDYFDKEGKIRDNAKKGDGKSLVCDEENPLLDSVNAKFHSSYDTYVRIVSRISSIIHERSDPSPTLQTTVQHSNFHLPACDTESFRGDYKSWPSFRDMFSAIYIQNSSLSKVQKLFHLRKKTEGEAHDIVKKCPLTNNGFDIAWSNLKDRFENKRMLVHSQLRVLFNLNAVSSESSEEIKCLQRDINSCITALRMYDIDVSTWDAIFVYMCSTKLPSVTLSLWEQSIQNKKDLSKWSDLDSFLSSRYQTLETISEINGISAKEYSHSNTKKPSSSNKKVNSNHAKISSSSSNPKCTLCSIESHTIRKCPKFINMNAEDRISYIKKLNLCLNCFAKAHGVKDCKSPYNCFSCGKRHNTLLHRTPNQSQEVKSNINPSNQPIQMSNGHPVQSTISQASFNQTNMEPISFQPSTSSGSIQSCFASHSHNVLLGTAMVQIAHLGLKYFVRALIDSGSQGSFISERVFNILKLPFQSIEAEIAGLNGVTSAKNNCTHIEEYNSDIRNSL